In the genome of Spirochaetia bacterium, one region contains:
- a CDS encoding aminotransferase class I/II-fold pyridoxal phosphate-dependent enzyme: MSTTYDFDTLAQRKGTLSAKWNEDDIESFCGNRKATPFWVADMDFKSCPAIIDEATKIAQSGSYGYPAFKNLKEDFQAFVLKRHGLSVDTDEISISQGVLSSIAIVMSLVTAPGDGVIVPFPAYKPFVSITERQERKLLPWYMKQEGTAFSLDWDSYETLCRQAKLLILCSPHNPTGVVFTEQELEKACMIAKKHGVFIICDEIHIDLTFPSEKQVPFLEIARKMQASAMSAMAPSKTFNIAGEHFSIALFSDPQVKARYDAFCRNYWLQGTSYFSTALASAAYRNGYEWLMEATDYLEGNARFIEQFCKSSMPLVKPLHAGSSFICLWDCTALLPYVEQDAQNHPDFYARSKTSQAGLLSTFFGKKAGIAMHDGTWFGGERYKGYVRFNYGTRRSEVARALTQCKKAVDELTVSL; encoded by the coding sequence ATGAGCACTACATATGATTTTGACACATTGGCACAAAGAAAAGGTACGCTGAGCGCCAAATGGAATGAAGATGACATCGAAAGTTTCTGCGGCAACAGAAAGGCAACCCCATTCTGGGTAGCTGATATGGATTTCAAATCCTGTCCTGCAATAATTGATGAAGCAACGAAAATTGCCCAGAGCGGCAGCTATGGATATCCTGCATTCAAGAATCTCAAAGAAGATTTTCAGGCATTTGTACTGAAAAGGCATGGCCTTTCCGTTGATACGGATGAAATCAGCATCAGCCAAGGGGTATTGAGTTCCATTGCCATCGTAATGTCCCTTGTAACTGCTCCCGGTGACGGAGTCATCGTCCCCTTTCCAGCCTACAAGCCTTTCGTCAGTATCACAGAAAGGCAGGAAAGGAAACTGCTGCCATGGTATATGAAACAAGAGGGCACTGCATTCAGCCTGGATTGGGACAGCTATGAAACACTATGCCGACAGGCAAAGCTTTTGATATTGTGTTCACCACATAATCCTACCGGTGTCGTCTTCACTGAACAGGAACTGGAAAAAGCATGCATGATAGCCAAGAAACATGGAGTGTTCATCATCTGTGATGAAATCCATATTGACCTCACATTCCCATCTGAAAAGCAAGTACCGTTCTTGGAGATTGCAAGGAAAATGCAAGCATCGGCAATGTCAGCAATGGCACCTTCAAAGACATTCAACATTGCAGGTGAACATTTTTCCATAGCCCTGTTCTCCGATCCGCAGGTAAAAGCTCGTTACGATGCTTTCTGTAGGAACTATTGGCTACAGGGAACCTCTTATTTTTCAACAGCACTGGCAAGTGCTGCCTATAGAAATGGTTATGAATGGCTGATGGAAGCAACTGATTATCTTGAGGGAAATGCACGGTTCATCGAACAATTCTGCAAATCCTCAATGCCATTGGTAAAGCCCCTTCATGCGGGATCTTCCTTCATCTGCTTATGGGATTGCACGGCCTTGTTACCTTATGTAGAACAGGATGCTCAAAACCATCCAGATTTCTATGCAAGAAGCAAGACAAGCCAAGCAGGACTCCTTTCTACTTTCTTTGGGAAAAAAGCTGGAATTGCCATGCACGACGGCACATGGTTCGGCGGTGAGCGATACAAAGGTTATGTCCGCTTTAACTATGGTACCAGACGCAGCGAAGTTGCAAGAGCATTGACCCAATGCAAAAAAGCAGTAGATGAATTGACTGTCAGCCTTTGA
- a CDS encoding EFR1 family ferrodoxin (N-terminal region resembles flavodoxins. C-terminal ferrodoxin region binds two 4Fe-4S clusters.) — protein sequence MTHVLLCFSGTGNSAHMAQYLSQAMEDCNIMQLTDVMEGKRDFTVPEKLGFVFPTYVEMPPEIIIRFIREQLATQDLSPLGYLYIVTDGGARHPTYCHKAIEAELSKAGAYASYYGYVSMPDNYLRIKGKATNSKTIAKADKKLKIIADEIKNEKLKPPAFRPLPRLFINLFGSLASRFNVASHFTVTDQCTGCGRCYRSCPAGNISMQDGKPTFLQGCQNCFGCISYCPAKAILYKGKERTARYTFPDGPFYIEYRK from the coding sequence ATGACACACGTACTGCTTTGTTTCAGCGGGACGGGTAACAGTGCACACATGGCCCAATACTTAAGTCAAGCAATGGAAGATTGCAACATCATGCAGTTAACAGATGTGATGGAGGGGAAAAGGGATTTTACGGTTCCGGAAAAACTGGGATTTGTTTTTCCAACCTATGTCGAAATGCCTCCGGAAATAATTATCAGATTCATCAGGGAGCAACTTGCAACCCAGGATCTTTCCCCTCTGGGCTATCTCTATATCGTAACTGACGGAGGAGCAAGGCATCCTACCTATTGCCACAAAGCCATTGAAGCAGAACTGTCCAAAGCCGGCGCATATGCCTCCTATTATGGCTATGTCAGCATGCCTGACAATTATCTGCGAATCAAAGGCAAGGCAACAAACAGCAAAACAATTGCCAAAGCAGATAAAAAACTTAAGATAATTGCTGATGAAATCAAAAATGAAAAACTTAAGCCCCCGGCATTCAGGCCATTGCCTCGTCTGTTCATCAACCTCTTCGGCTCTCTGGCCTCTCGCTTTAACGTAGCAAGCCACTTTACTGTTACAGACCAATGTACCGGCTGTGGACGTTGCTACCGTAGTTGTCCGGCTGGTAACATCAGCATGCAGGATGGCAAACCCACGTTCTTGCAAGGTTGCCAAAATTGCTTTGGTTGCATCAGCTATTGTCCAGCAAAAGCAATCCTCTATAAGGGGAAAGAAAGGACTGCGAGATATACATTCCCGGATGGTCCTTTTTATATTGAATATAGGAAATGA
- the ltaE gene encoding low-specificity L-threonine aldolase yields the protein MPSQTVYDLRSDTITKPTEGMRQAMSEAEVGDDVYSEDPTTNKLEALAAELTGKEKALFVTSGSQANLIALYLNGGRGNEVICAESAHIVQHEIAACTAIAGILPITIDAPRGLLKAQDIEKKIKPTGVYDMAHTSLIEIENTIAGNIYSLERLSDIHNVAKKHSLLIHMDGARLFNAQVATGISAREYARYCDSVSFCLSKGLGAPVGSMLCGSETFIHKARTLRKMLGSGLRQSGILAAAGIYALEHNVERLRDDHQHAAQIANALSQTNWAKVQGHIQTNIVLFSVEGIPAPTVVKRLGSTGIRATTEGSYVRLVTNLNLNSQAIDEACTILFSFDPYKEVL from the coding sequence ATGCCATCACAAACCGTTTACGATCTGAGAAGTGACACCATAACAAAACCGACAGAAGGTATGCGACAGGCAATGTCCGAAGCAGAAGTCGGTGATGATGTCTATAGTGAAGATCCTACAACCAATAAGCTTGAAGCTCTTGCAGCAGAACTGACCGGCAAGGAAAAAGCTTTGTTCGTTACCAGTGGAAGCCAGGCTAACCTGATTGCTTTATATCTCAACGGAGGCCGAGGCAATGAGGTAATATGTGCAGAAAGTGCCCACATCGTACAGCATGAGATAGCTGCCTGTACTGCCATTGCAGGGATACTTCCCATTACCATAGATGCTCCGCGAGGCCTGCTCAAAGCACAGGACATAGAAAAGAAAATCAAACCCACAGGTGTCTATGATATGGCCCATACAAGTTTGATTGAAATTGAAAACACCATTGCAGGCAATATCTATTCCCTTGAAAGACTATCAGATATCCATAACGTAGCAAAAAAACACAGTCTTCTTATACACATGGACGGAGCGAGACTTTTCAATGCCCAGGTTGCTACCGGAATTTCTGCAAGGGAATATGCAAGATATTGTGATAGTGTCTCCTTCTGTCTCTCAAAGGGATTGGGAGCACCGGTAGGTTCCATGCTATGCGGCAGTGAAACTTTCATACACAAGGCACGGACTCTCAGAAAAATGCTGGGAAGCGGTTTGCGGCAATCAGGTATACTGGCAGCTGCCGGAATCTATGCCTTGGAACATAACGTTGAACGGCTCAGGGATGACCACCAGCATGCAGCTCAAATCGCAAATGCACTGAGCCAGACAAATTGGGCTAAAGTGCAAGGACATATACAGACTAATATCGTGCTCTTCTCAGTAGAAGGAATTCCCGCTCCGACTGTTGTCAAAAGACTAGGAAGCACAGGCATACGCGCAACCACAGAAGGATCCTATGTCAGGTTAGTGACGAACCTCAACCTAAATTCACAAGCTATCGATGAAGCCTGCACGATTCTCTTCAGCTTTGATCCCTATAAGGAAGTACTATGA
- the aroA gene encoding 3-phosphoshikimate 1-carboxyvinyltransferase produces the protein MQSMDTRITPTDIQGTITIPGSKSQTIRALLIATFSKGKSRIENALFSQDTIACIKACEAFGARITEKDTTLLVNATDVGSDGTPLSIDCANSGTTLYLAAGLAASLGKEITFTGDEQLCRRPIGPLLRAFSDLGAIVTLSDYPPFTIQGPLKGGSTSIDCPTSQYLSSLLLAAVLSKGDCEITTPLLYEKPYVRLTLAWLDSQHTNYHISKDLQHSCVAGNQQLYPIDVTIPGDYSSATFFFCLAAISATTLTIQGLDPDDTQGDRHVLDILAKMGCTYSWKGHSITITGPQKLKPCTFSLNEMPDALPALAITACFCNGTSEIIDTPQARLKETDRIATMHANLNRLGAETEERPAGLVIHGTGKLNGGTVEGYGDHRIIMAMAIGGIRAESPVTIKGSDACAVTFPTFFTLLESLRQKH, from the coding sequence ATGCAGAGCATGGATACTCGCATTACTCCTACAGACATACAAGGCACAATCACTATACCAGGATCAAAGAGCCAAACTATCAGAGCTCTGTTGATTGCTACTTTTTCAAAAGGCAAATCTAGGATTGAAAATGCCCTGTTTTCTCAAGATACCATAGCTTGTATAAAAGCTTGTGAAGCATTTGGCGCAAGGATTACAGAAAAAGACACGACGTTGCTTGTCAATGCAACAGACGTCGGCAGTGATGGCACACCATTGTCAATTGACTGTGCAAACAGCGGTACGACACTTTATCTGGCTGCAGGCCTTGCTGCTTCTCTGGGGAAAGAAATCACCTTTACAGGAGACGAACAGTTATGTAGACGCCCTATCGGTCCATTACTTAGGGCCTTCAGTGACCTTGGTGCCATTGTAACCTTATCCGATTACCCACCTTTCACTATCCAGGGACCATTGAAAGGTGGTTCAACCTCAATTGACTGTCCTACAAGCCAATATTTATCTTCATTGTTGCTGGCAGCAGTACTCAGCAAAGGTGATTGTGAAATCACGACACCTTTGCTCTATGAAAAACCCTATGTGCGCCTGACCTTGGCTTGGTTGGACAGCCAACACACCAATTATCACATCAGCAAGGACCTGCAACATAGCTGTGTTGCCGGAAACCAACAATTGTATCCGATCGATGTTACTATCCCCGGTGATTATAGCAGTGCCACATTTTTCTTCTGCCTAGCAGCAATCAGTGCAACGACTCTGACTATACAGGGTCTCGATCCTGATGATACACAGGGAGACCGCCATGTATTGGATATTCTTGCAAAAATGGGATGCACCTATAGTTGGAAAGGACATAGCATCACAATAACCGGCCCCCAAAAGCTCAAGCCATGTACTTTTTCCCTCAATGAAATGCCTGATGCATTGCCGGCTTTGGCTATAACAGCCTGTTTTTGCAATGGGACAAGTGAAATCATAGACACACCCCAGGCAAGGTTGAAAGAAACAGACAGAATTGCGACCATGCATGCAAATCTGAATAGACTTGGAGCAGAAACAGAAGAAAGACCAGCAGGATTGGTCATACATGGAACAGGAAAACTCAACGGAGGAACCGTAGAGGGATATGGTGACCACAGGATCATCATGGCAATGGCCATAGGTGGTATCAGGGCAGAATCACCTGTTACTATCAAAGGCAGCGATGCCTGTGCAGTAACTTTCCCGACTTTCTTTACTCTGCTTGAAAGCCTCAGGCAGAAACATTAG